From the genome of Planctomycetota bacterium:
CCAGGCAACCCGCGATCGCCGCTCCCGCCGGCACATCACCGCGTGCGATCATCAGACCGGCCGTGATGCATGTGAGGTCTTCCGATACGAACGTCGCCACCGCCAGCGCCGTGACCGCCAGAGCGACCGACGCGACACCGTCCGTCGTGTCCGTCATCGACGGTTGCAATGCAATGATCGAGATCCAGTCCGCCAGCGTCATAAACCTTCCTTATGGCGACTTACACGCGTGCCGCACCGGCCTCGTCGAACACGAGCACCTGACTAGAAAGATGCGTGATGCTGCCCGTTTCGTCGAGTGCTTCGTAGCGCAGAGCGACATGACTCGCGTGTAGATCGACGGATGTGCGGCTGACGGTGCGGGCGGCGGCTCGGCTCATGAGCACACTCAACTGCGGCCGCTCACGCCAGCGATGGCTGTGAAACGCCTGCTGCGCTTCGGCAAGGCAAGCGGCCCGGTCGCACAGGTCATCGAACAGTTCCTGCCGAGGGCCGATGACTTGATCGTCGCCCAATCCCGACGAGCTGAACACGGCCAGCGCATTACCCACCATCGCTTGCCCGCAGCGGACGCGCCTGCCATCGGAAACGACTTCGATGCGCCCGTTGAGCGATACGACAAGGAGGCGGAACGGGTCGAATTGACCGGCATCGATCATCAATGCGGCGCGGAAGACTTCATCAATCGTGGCGTGTTCCAGCAGGGCGGGGACGATATGCCCGCGGCTGCGGCGGGCCGGCACGCTCGTCTTGCCGGGCCGATCGGATTCGTTGACATTCAAAAGCGCTAGAACAAGACCGGCGTCGGTGGCGGCGATCCAAGTGCCGTCCGATTCAGGGTCGATGGGCATGATGGCGGTGCGCTTGCCAAAGGATCGCCGCTGCGGGGGCAGAGCGGCGGGGCGGGTTCGCTGCTCATCACGGTTGCACACGAGGCGACAGCCGACCGGATCGGCGAGCGGAATGAGCGAGACGGTGCACATCATCGGCACCGCTGCATATGGGCAATCGTGCTGGGCGCGTAGCCGAAACGTTCGGGGATCCATCCGCCGAGCGTCGTCACCATCGCGCTGATGATGGCTTCGTGATGGATAGTGTGGCTCACCACGTAGGCGGCCTCGCGGCCGAGTGACGTGACAAGTGTGAGTGGCTCGCCGTCGGCGCTGACGAGCATGCGGATCGCGAGCGGGCGATCGTGATCAGCGGGACGAATCGCACGCAGGCGATCGATGAGCATGGCGATCGCGGCAATGGTGACATAGCGGTCCGATTCGATGGGCGTGCCGCGCTCGCGATGGTCGTAGTCGAGCACACCGGTCCGGGCGGCCGACACGAGAGACGAAACGTGGTCGAGACAGTGCCGCACATGACCGCCGATGCTCGAGTGGATCACGCCGACGGGCTTTTGCGTGTACTGCGCGTCGTTGAGCAATTCGATCACATGAGCCAGGTCATGCAGGAGGATGACGAGCGGCCCGATCAGGGCGTCGCCAGCCGAATTAATCGTTGGACGATCAGCGGTCGGTGTGGTCATTTGCGTGATCATGAATGAAACCCCAAGTAGAGACGGAATCAGGTTTGTCTGGACGGAAGATTCAGTGCATCGAGGGCGCATCGTGTCGAGCAAGCGACGCTCCGATGAGCGGCAGGTCGGCGCGACGAAGGAAGAGCACGCCGGCGCTGGCGGCGAAGACGACGACGGCGAGGATAAACAGCAGTCCGCCGTCATCCATCACGACGATGCCCAGCTTCGTCAGATGGCTGATGATGGCGCCGCTGATGACCCCCAGCGAAAGCAGCGCGCCGATCGCCGCGGTGCGTGGCATCATCAGCAGTATGCAGGCGATCAACTCCGCCACGCCCGAGCCGATCCGGCCCCATGGCTCCATGCCCAGCGTGCGGAAGATGTAGACCGATTCCTCGGCGGCGGTGAACTTGAAGAAGAGCGTCTGGAAGAGGATGGCCGCGGCGATGAGCGAAAAGGCCCAGGCGGCGATGTTCTGTCGGGGGCTGAGCGTCTGCACGGGGAAACCTCCCTGGGGCTCGTCGCCCCGGTGTTGCGTCGGCAGTTGGATGCGGCGGTGGGTCTAAAGGTGACAAAAAACGATGTCGATTTGATTAAGGTTCGATCAGCTCGACGACATGCCCATCAGGGTCAGCCACCCGAACTGCCCGTGGCGTGCCATCACCGACTGCCGGCGAGATTGTCGCAAAGTGCGATCGGCGAAGACGATCAAGCGCGGCGGGGGGATCGGCAGTGCGCAGGGTCGTATGCCAATGCACCAGGTCATCCGCCCGGGCGTCAGGGGGGTACGGCCGGCCGGTCGTCGGGGCCTGATATTCGAGCAGTTCGATGCCGGGACCGCCGAGGGGGGCTTTGAGCGTGGTCAGTCGAAGATGAGCGCCCTGTACATTGTTGAGGTGTTCCTGCTCGTCGCCGTAGTTCTCGCCCGAGCCGACGATACGCATACCCAGCGCATCACGATAGAAACTTAACGCCTTGTCCGTATTGGCGACGACGATCGCGGTATGGTCAATACCGGCAAAGAGGTCGGTCGCGCTTTGCCAGCGCGGATCGCCTTTGCCACGCGGGAACCAGATGACTTCAAGGACGTGGCCATCGGGGTCGTGAAAGTAGAACGCACGGATGCCGGCCGCATTGACGTTCCAATCGGGCAGGCGTTGCGGGCCGGTCGAGGCATGACGCACATGATGTGCACGCAGCCGGGCGTACGCTTTGTCCATGTCGGTCGTGACGATGGCGATATGTTGGAACCACCGATCATTGCTATGTGAATCGGGCGGCAGGGGGCGACCGCCGCTGGTGAGATACTCGGTGAGCTCCAGGCGCTCTACGCCCAGTGCGAGTACCGCCACGCGCGCCCGCAAGCCAAAGACACCGGTGATCTGCTCGTATGTTTTGCCGGCGACCTCGGTCTCATCGACCTTCGTAAAGTTCAGCACATCACGAAAGAACGCCACCGACCGGTCCATGTCGCTGACGGTCATGCCGATTCGGATCACCGACTCAATCGGCGCGATCGGTTCCGCCCCGCGCAGATTTGCCACCATTAGCACGAGCGCAACGAAGGCGGCGATCGGCACGGGTCGGCGCGGGCGGCGAAGGGGTGTGCAGTTCGTCGACATGGTCAGACTCCTTGTGCGACCGGCTCGGCGGCGGGCATCGACGCAGTGAGCTGAGCGATGAGGTGGTCACCGACGCGCAGCGCGTTGGCAATGATCGTCAACGCGGGATTGACTGCGCCGCTGGAGCAGAAGAATGAACCATCCACGACGTAGAGATTCTCGACCTCGTGGGCTCGGCAGTTGCGGTCGAGCGCGCTGGTGGCGGGATCATCGCCGAAACGGATCGTCCCGCACTGATGCGCCACGCCGGCGAGCGGAATCCGCTGTCCTACGAAAAGGTTACGCGGAATCAGATGGCTGTGGCAATCCAGATGATTGAGCAGCGACTTGAGGCGGCGCGTGAGCTGCTGATGAGCGAGGTCGTTGTTGGGCTTATAGCTGAGCATGATGCGGCCGACCGAGTCGAGCGTCACGCGGTTGCGCGGATCGGGCAGGTCCTCGCTGGTGAGCCAGAAGTCCAGCGAGTGTTTGGCCATGAGTTCGAGCGTGAAGCCGGGCACAAGCGGCGGGGCACCGGCGGAGAGCGTCATCGCGTCGAGCTTGCCCACGAAAGAGATGTGCCCCATCGGATGCGGCCATTCCTCGTCGCCGAAGTAGTAGTCGTTGAGCGCCAGCGTCTTCTGAAACACGGTCGGATTGGGTGTGCGGCTGATGGCCATCAGCACGCTGTTGACATGGCCCATGTAGTGCCGGCCGACGACGTCGGACCCGTTGGCGAGCCCGTTCGGATGTCGATCGCTGCGCGAACGCAGCAAGAGCGCCGCCGAGTTGATCGCACCGCAGGCGGAGACGACGACGTCCGCGCTGAGCGCGAGACTTTGGCCCTGGTGCTTCACGTGTACTGTTTTGACGCGCCGGCCGGCCGCATCGGTTTCGAGGCACTCGACATACGCGCCGGTCATGAGGGTCACGTTCGGATACGCCAGCGCGGGATCGACGCAGCAGGTTTGTGCATCGGCCTTGGCGTTGATGAGGCAGGGGTGGCCATCGCACGTCGCGCAACGGATGCAGGGGCTATTTTGCGGATGCGCTTCGTCGAGCATGACGCCCAGCGGGACATGGAACGGATTCCTCCCGGCGCGGACGAGGTCGTCGTGCAGCTTCTGAATGCGCGGCTCATGCGAGACGGGCGCGTGCGGATACGGCGCGCTGGCGGGCGGGTCCGTCGGGTCGATACCGCGCTCGCCGTGCACGTGATACAACTGCTCGGCCTGTGTGTAATACGGCTCGAACTCTTCGTAGGCGACAGGCCACGCGGGCGACACGCCGGTCGTATGCTTTAGTTCGCCAAAGTCGCGCTCGCGCAGGCGGAACAGGGCCGCGCCGTAGAATTTCGTGTTGCCGCCCACGTAGTAGTTGGTGTGCGGATGCAGGTCCTTGCCGGCGCGGTCGACCCACTTCTCCTTCGTGTGGTAGAGGCCATCGACATTGACGGCTTTGGTGGACCAGTTGTCCGCCTCGCGCTTCACGTACTCCCCGCGCTCCAGCAAGAGGATGCGCTTGCCGGTCGGCGCGAGCTTGTAGGCGAGCGTGCCTCCGCCGGCGCCGGAGCCGATGATAATCACGTCGAAATGGTCCATGGTGTTGGTGGACATATGTGGTTCCTTGTGAAAGGTCGTCAGGTTGAACGCGTGGCAGGCGCGTAAGCGACGCAGTTGCAACGGAAGATGCACGGGACTTTGTGTGAATGGCTGAGCTTGCAGCAGAGGGTGTCGGGCTGACGAGTGAGCCGGGCGATAAACTCGACGGCTCCAAGCATGCCCAGCGGCGGGGCTGTGAAGTAGATCCAAAGCCCCGGCCAATCGCTGGCAACGAAGGCGGAGCCGAGCGAACGTGCAGGATTCATGCTCATGCCGGAGATGGGCGCTTCGAACGTGATGTAGAGCGCGACGAGCAGGCCGGCGAACCAGCCGGTGTATGGCGCGAGGGCGGGATGGCGGTTGATGCAGAGGACCGTGGTCATCAGAAGTGCGGCGATCGCGCATTCGGCGAACCATGCGGCGACCGCGCCGGCAACTCCAGGATGCGTCGCCACAAAGTTGACGGCCGGATCGCTGACGGCGGATCGCATCAAGCTGCTGATCAACGCCACGCCAACGATCGCGCCGACGAATTGGGCGAGAATATAGCCTGCCGCGTCTCCCCGGCCGATGCGGCCGAGGCGAAGAAAGCTGAGCGTGACGGCGGGATTCATGTGCGCTCCGCTGCGACGACCCCAGCGCGAATAGATCAACGCGATGGCCGTCGCGCCCATGGCCAGACCCATGATCGCTCGCCGCAAAAACGCCGACTCAATGGTGCGGCGAATCGGCGAAGCGGGATGCTCCAATGCGATTGCAAAGACACAGGCGCTGATCATGAAAGCGCCCAGTAGGGCCGCTTCCATCAGGTACTGCCGCCAGTGCAGGACCTCGCCGCTGCGGCGGCTCATCGGCGTCGTGATGTCGGTATTGACGGCGCTCATGACGTGAATCACTTTTCGGCTTTGATGGTCGGCCAGTTGGCGTCGGCTTTGACGATGTAATTCGCTTCGTCAGCGGTCCACGGCGGCAGCGCATTGCCGAGCAGGCCGTTGTAAAAGAGAAATAGACGACCGTTGGTGATCTTGAACGTCTTGGGATTGATCTCGACCTTCTTCCCTTCCGCGATGGCTTTCGCACACCAGCCGCCGTACTGCGGCGCATACTTCTCAGGCGAGGCGATGAAGGCTTCGCGGTGGGCTTCGGTGGCGAAGCGATAAGTCACGCCATCATGCTCAGCGGTCAGATCCTTGCGCCCTGGCGTCGGATTGCCGCCGTCGAAATACGCGACGGGGTCATAGCCTTTGAGCGCGACGCCATGCCGATCCGCATTCTGCCAGGCGGGCACCTGCGGCTCCGCCGCCGTGCACGCGGCGACAACAAGCAATGACACCATGCTCATGCGATAGAAATTCATGACTCGTTCCTTTCATCAATGTCAGGATCATGCGTCGGTCATCGACGCGAGACATCGATCAGATGCGGAGCGAGATATTTTGGTGACAAGCTTGTAGGAGCGATCCGCCGAAGTCGTGATCAGGTTTCGTCGCGCCCGCCCAGACGGCGGGAGGCGACAATCGCGCGGACGAGATCGGCCGGGACGGAGGGTGGCACGACATCATCTTCGTGATTGAGCAGAACGAATCGACCCAACGAGATCGTGTCGCGGAACGACTGCACATAGTTGACGCAATCCGGGCACACCGCCAGATGCTCTTCAAATGTGGAAACTTCCTCAGCCGGCAGCGCGCCGTCGAGGTAGTCGCCCAGATAATCAATAAGTTCGCGGCAGGTTATCAAGGTCGATTCGCCTCGCTCAACATCGGATCGAGAATTTCGCGCAGCGCCTGTCGCCCGCGGTGCAGTCGTGTCTTGATCACGGTCTCGGTGAGACCCAGTAGTTTAGCGGTCTCGGCCGTGTCGAGCCCTTCGATATCCCGCAGAAGGACGACGACGCGGTAAATTTCCGGCAGCATTTCCACGCCTTTACGCACCAGGTCGCGGACCTCGCGCCGCTGCGCATTGTCATCGGCCGAGCCCACCCACGCGGCGCGTGGATTGACGCGGTGGTCGAAATTCGTCGTGTATTTAGGCAGGAAATCATCGATCGAGGTCGTTTCCTGACTGCGGTAGGTCCGCAGACGCATGAGCGCCGCGCGGACGACGATGGAATGCAGCCATGTGCCCAGGGCTGATCCGCCCTGGAAAGTGTCGAACTTTCGGAATGCGGAGATGAATGCGTCTTGGAGTGCGTCCTGGGCGTCGGGCTCATTCTTGAGATAGCGCATCGCGACGGCGAGCATGCGGGGTCCATAGATGGTGACGAGTTCAGTGAATGCTGCTTCCTCGCCGGCGCGCAGTCGTGCGATCAAAGCCTGTTCATCTGATCGAGCCGTGACCGAAGTCATGCCGGGTACCCCTGAGACGCGTCTATTATACTGACGCGCTGGCAGGGCGGGCAATGACCAATGTTCGGGCGAGGATGAAAGGATGGCGGCGCCTCATCACCGCGTAAGAGTATTCCGATCCAGCGTCAGTGTCCGCAATGGGCCAAGTGATCCGACCGCGCCATGCACGGAGATCGGATCGCCGACGAAATCGAGGAACGCGGTCAGCGCTTCGCCGTCGATCGGACCGCCCGATCGATCGACGAGCAGGAAGCAGTCGGGGGGGCCGGTGCGACCACCAGCCCAAACGGCGAACATGGGCGGGATCCCGCCGCGCAGGCACAGAATGGCGCAGCCCTTATGGGTCTTCCCTTCACCCGGCTTCATCGCACCCAAAAAGC
Proteins encoded in this window:
- a CDS encoding FAD-binding protein, with the protein product MDHFDVIIIGSGAGGGTLAYKLAPTGKRILLLERGEYVKREADNWSTKAVNVDGLYHTKEKWVDRAGKDLHPHTNYYVGGNTKFYGAALFRLRERDFGELKHTTGVSPAWPVAYEEFEPYYTQAEQLYHVHGERGIDPTDPPASAPYPHAPVSHEPRIQKLHDDLVRAGRNPFHVPLGVMLDEAHPQNSPCIRCATCDGHPCLINAKADAQTCCVDPALAYPNVTLMTGAYVECLETDAAGRRVKTVHVKHQGQSLALSADVVVSACGAINSAALLLRSRSDRHPNGLANGSDVVGRHYMGHVNSVLMAISRTPNPTVFQKTLALNDYYFGDEEWPHPMGHISFVGKLDAMTLSAGAPPLVPGFTLELMAKHSLDFWLTSEDLPDPRNRVTLDSVGRIMLSYKPNNDLAHQQLTRRLKSLLNHLDCHSHLIPRNLFVGQRIPLAGVAHQCGTIRFGDDPATSALDRNCRAHEVENLYVVDGSFFCSSGAVNPALTIIANALRVGDHLIAQLTASMPAAEPVAQGV
- a CDS encoding glyoxalase, which codes for MSTNCTPLRRPRRPVPIAAFVALVLMVANLRGAEPIAPIESVIRIGMTVSDMDRSVAFFRDVLNFTKVDETEVAGKTYEQITGVFGLRARVAVLALGVERLELTEYLTSGGRPLPPDSHSNDRWFQHIAIVTTDMDKAYARLRAHHVRHASTGPQRLPDWNVNAAGIRAFYFHDPDGHVLEVIWFPRGKGDPRWQSATDLFAGIDHTAIVVANTDKALSFYRDALGMRIVGSGENYGDEQEHLNNVQGAHLRLTTLKAPLGGPGIELLEYQAPTTGRPYPPDARADDLVHWHTTLRTADPPAALDRLRRSHFATISPAVGDGTPRAVRVADPDGHVVELIEP
- a CDS encoding aquaporin family protein yields the protein MSAVNTDITTPMSRRSGEVLHWRQYLMEAALLGAFMISACVFAIALEHPASPIRRTIESAFLRRAIMGLAMGATAIALIYSRWGRRSGAHMNPAVTLSFLRLGRIGRGDAAGYILAQFVGAIVGVALISSLMRSAVSDPAVNFVATHPGVAGAVAAWFAECAIAALLMTTVLCINRHPALAPYTGWFAGLLVALYITFEAPISGMSMNPARSLGSAFVASDWPGLWIYFTAPPLGMLGAVEFIARLTRQPDTLCCKLSHSHKVPCIFRCNCVAYAPATRST
- a CDS encoding anti-sigma factor → MITCRELIDYLGDYLDGALPAEEVSTFEEHLAVCPDCVNYVQSFRDTISLGRFVLLNHEDDVVPPSVPADLVRAIVASRRLGGRDET
- a CDS encoding sigma-70 family RNA polymerase sigma factor, coding for MTSVTARSDEQALIARLRAGEEAAFTELVTIYGPRMLAVAMRYLKNEPDAQDALQDAFISAFRKFDTFQGGSALGTWLHSIVVRAALMRLRTYRSQETTSIDDFLPKYTTNFDHRVNPRAAWVGSADDNAQRREVRDLVRKGVEMLPEIYRVVVLLRDIEGLDTAETAKLLGLTETVIKTRLHRGRQALREILDPMLSEANRP
- a CDS encoding DoxX family protein, with product MAAWAFSLIAAAILFQTLFFKFTAAEESVYIFRTLGMEPWGRIGSGVAELIACILLMMPRTAAIGALLSLGVISGAIISHLTKLGIVVMDDGGLLFILAVVVFAASAGVLFLRRADLPLIGASLARHDAPSMH